A genome region from Nocardiopsis exhalans includes the following:
- a CDS encoding nitroreductase family deazaflavin-dependent oxidoreductase: MGTTEHDHSPPRLPPRWFVRAFWAGHRLLCRVTGGRAGLSRPKPGKYGMLRLHTVGRRTGKPRAVILAYFEDGPDLVLLAMNGWGDPPPAWWLNLSESPEARVDLVGERRSVRAREAQGEERERLWARWGDYSKSVEELDGFAALRSRRTPVVLLEPNT; this comes from the coding sequence ATGGGCACTACCGAACACGACCACTCACCGCCACGTCTTCCCCCTCGATGGTTCGTTCGCGCGTTCTGGGCCGGGCACCGGTTGCTGTGCCGCGTGACCGGCGGCCGGGCCGGACTCTCCCGTCCCAAGCCCGGCAAGTACGGCATGCTCCGCTTGCACACGGTGGGCCGTCGCACGGGTAAGCCCCGTGCCGTGATCCTCGCCTATTTCGAGGACGGCCCCGACCTGGTTCTTCTCGCGATGAACGGCTGGGGTGACCCGCCGCCCGCCTGGTGGCTGAACCTGTCGGAAAGCCCGGAGGCCAGGGTCGATCTGGTCGGGGAGCGGCGTTCCGTGCGCGCCCGGGAGGCCCAGGGCGAGGAACGCGAGCGGCTCTGGGCGAGGTGGGGCGACTACTCCAAGAGCGTCGAGGAGTTGGACGGGTTCGCGGCGCTGCGGTCCAGGCGGACCCCCGTGGTTCTGCTGGAGCCGAACACCTGA
- a CDS encoding glycoside hydrolase family 16 protein has translation MRSYPRRALVAPAALAALTAAGLTIPAASASARPKPSATTARATLVWSDEFDGPAGSAPNPAHWNHETGDHGWGNNELQNYTASRDNSALDGNGNLVITARRESHGGYTSARMTTQGKVQPQYGRIEARIQIPRGQGIWPAFWMLGAHFPNTPWPDCGEIDVMENIGREPHLVHGSLHGPGYHGGNPLTGSYMHPQGWSFADTFHTFAVDWYPGSVTWSVNGIVYQTYTWQDTRGNPWVYDQPFFIILNVAVGGDWPGYPDGSTQFPQQMRVDYVRVYSLD, from the coding sequence ATGCGCTCGTACCCTCGCCGCGCCCTGGTCGCCCCCGCCGCACTGGCGGCGCTCACGGCCGCCGGACTCACCATCCCCGCCGCTTCCGCATCAGCCCGACCGAAACCGTCGGCCACGACCGCGCGGGCCACCCTGGTGTGGTCCGACGAGTTCGACGGTCCCGCGGGAAGCGCGCCCAACCCCGCCCATTGGAACCACGAGACCGGCGACCACGGCTGGGGCAACAACGAGCTCCAGAACTACACCGCCAGCCGCGACAACTCCGCCCTGGACGGCAACGGCAACCTCGTCATCACCGCCCGCCGGGAGTCCCACGGCGGTTACACCTCCGCCCGCATGACCACCCAGGGCAAGGTGCAGCCGCAGTACGGCCGGATCGAAGCACGCATCCAGATCCCCCGCGGCCAGGGCATCTGGCCCGCGTTCTGGATGCTCGGGGCCCACTTCCCGAACACACCGTGGCCGGACTGCGGCGAGATCGACGTCATGGAGAACATCGGCCGCGAACCGCACCTGGTGCACGGCAGCCTGCACGGCCCCGGATACCACGGCGGCAACCCGCTCACCGGCTCCTACATGCACCCCCAGGGCTGGTCCTTCGCCGACACCTTCCACACCTTCGCCGTGGACTGGTACCCGGGCTCGGTCACCTGGTCGGTGAACGGCATCGTCTACCAGACCTACACCTGGCAGGACACCCGCGGTAACCCCTGGGTCTACGACCAACCGTTCTTCATCATCCTCAACGTGGCCGTGGGCGGCGACTGGCCGGGTTACCCCGACGGGAGCACCCAGTTCCCGCAGCAGATGCGGGTCGACTACGTCCGGGTGTACTCCCTGGACTGA